Below is a genomic region from Bacillus mycoides.
GTAGAGCGAATGCGAAATAATCCAAAGGGAAAGCGCAAGCTCTCTATTTGGAGGAGGGCTGATATGACGAAGAGGTATTTGCTGTGTTTGATTGAAGAGTGTAGGGGGAAGTGGTAGGTGAATAGTAAAAGCATCCTTCATATAAAGGATGCTTTTACTATTTTTATATAATGAAAAAGTACTTTGCAAGGAATGAGAAGTCGAAAGATAATCTAAAATATGGATAGTTTCATGTGAAACATTATGCAATAGACTGTTCTTTTTGATGTTTATCCCGCATTAACGGGCAGTAAGACTCTCACTTCAAAATTCGGCTGGAGCAAAGAAGTTAGATGGGAGATCAACTGCCCGTAAAAGCCCGATTGGTGAAGGCTAATAATCAGTGGTGGATGAACAAACCCCCCACTGATTAAAGTTTCACTTTATAATGAAATCTTGCACTATTGCGCACTCCTTTAGAGATAGGTTTACTCTTCATCTTCATCATAATTGTATGTAGTTAAGTTTTGTAAGAAGCTTTCAAAATTAGGTGCTAATTCAATAATTTCCTCAAACTCATTATCGATAAATATAACTGGAGGATTTTCAGCTACGTTTCGATAGTCTAGTGCAATCCACGTATGTCCGTCACCAGATAAAAGCACGATATTCTCAGGCATGTCCCATTCCTGAATTAAATAATGGCTCTCTAAAATACTAGATTCATTTTCATCAAAAGAAATGCCATATAATCCAGAAACATTAACGTGATCGTCTGCCCAAGAATTTGGCTCTGAAGTAGGATGAGCATCTAATCGAAGAGTTCCTCCGTTTTGTTCTTTTAGAAGATTTATGTACGATTCTGGGAGCTTTACGTTTAGTACTTCTTCTGCTTTTTTTATTAGTTCGTCGTTAATAGGTGCTAATTTTAAATAGTCATCTTCTGCCCAAAGTGTAGTCTTCATATTTGGTCACCTCAAATAATAGTTTTAAGAATCTTATTTCATATATTATAGTTAGTTTAAATGACGAGCAATAGAAAGGGGGAATGAATATGGGTATATTTGAATACCTTGATCATGTGAATTCTAAGGAAGACTTGTTGAAGTTTCTTGTATATCTTCAAAAGGATTTCAAAGTGAATCAAGATGAATGGGAGAATATAGAGGTAGAGACTTATTTAGAGGCATTACATGGTTGGTTAGGTGCTTATGAAGGTGTTTATATAAATCAAGGGGAGAAGCTTCCAGAAAATATTCCATGGAAGTTTATTGCCCAGATGTTGCTTGCAGCAGCTTATTATGAATAAAATTAAATTTTTAAAAGATCTAATGGAGAAGATATTATGATTAACCACAATAAAATTAAACAACTTTTAGCACATGTAGATCGCGCTGAGGATAATGAAATTGAGTTAGAGTGTGAATTTGAACCTATGACAATCGAATTATTTAATAGTGAAGAAATAGAAGAAGGACAACTTGGTTATAGCTTTGATGAGGGAGGGCAAAGCTTAGTCGGAAATGAAGAGGGAGATTGGAAAGACGGGTGGATTGTAATTGGGATAGATTCTTATCTTGGAGACCCGATCTTTGTAGATAGTAATGATGAGAATTGTCCGGTTTATACAGCTATGCATGGTGAGGGAGATTGGGAGCCAGAATGTATAGCTAAGCGTATAGAAGATGTTATTGAGAAAGTGAAGGGTAATGTGGGATAGTTGTGTAAGTGGAAATATGTTTGAAATAGTAGAGAGCTAATTTGTGAAGTCTCTTAAGTCGAGATTTTAGGCTAGGTCATATTACAATAGTAGTTTAATAGGAGAAGGGTGTGTCAAAATGATTTTGATACATCCTTTTTTGCGAATATACAAGATG
It encodes:
- a CDS encoding DUF7660 family protein, giving the protein MGIFEYLDHVNSKEDLLKFLVYLQKDFKVNQDEWENIEVETYLEALHGWLGAYEGVYINQGEKLPENIPWKFIAQMLLAAAYYE
- a CDS encoding SMI1/KNR4 family protein, with translation MKTTLWAEDDYLKLAPINDELIKKAEEVLNVKLPESYINLLKEQNGGTLRLDAHPTSEPNSWADDHVNVSGLYGISFDENESSILESHYLIQEWDMPENIVLLSGDGHTWIALDYRNVAENPPVIFIDNEFEEIIELAPNFESFLQNLTTYNYDEDEE